GAATAAGGCTGGTGCAATAAATAGGAATGTAAATTCTAATGGTTCAGTAACCCCAACTAAAATTGCTGTTAAAGCCGCTGGAATTAATAATCCTAGTAATTTCTTTCTCTTTTCAGGTTTTGCTGTATTATAAAAGGCTGCAAAGATACCGATAGAACCAAATACTTTTGATAGTCCTGATAGTGAGAAACCAATCGGATACATTTCTTTTAATGTTTTTGCATTCGTTGCAAACTCTTGTAAGTGTGTTGCCCAGTACACTGATGTACCACCTTGAACAACGGCATTATCATAAGTAAATGGTGAATAGATAAAGTGATGCAAACCGGTAGGAATAAGAATCTTTTGTAAGAAACCATATACCCAAATTCCAAAGCTACCACTATTGATAAAGAAAGATTGTAACCCTGTCATTGCATGTTGAACACTCGGCCAAATAAGACACGTTAAGAATGCCACTGGCAACATAGCAAAGAATCCTAATGCAACTACAAAAGAAGTCCCTCTAAAAATACTTATGTAATCCGGTAATTCTTTGTCATAAAAACGATTGTGTAAATAAACGACAATACCGGATACTAACAATGCACCTATCATCCCTGTATCAAGTGTTTTAATACTTGCAATCATGGTTAATCCCGAACCAGTACCTGCTTCAGCAGCCATATCTACTCCGAAGAATCCACCCCAAGATGTTAACATTGAGTTTACGAAATAATTAAAAATTAAATAGACGGCTATTGCTTCTAAACACGCTCTTGCTTGTTGTTTTTTAGCTAGTGCTATCGGCAAAGCAAGTGCAAATAATAAAGGTAATTGCATGAACACCATCCATGCACCGGAAGAGATAACCTTCCAAAACTGTGACCAAATCGTATCTGGTGCTGCGAGTGCCCCAAATATATGTTGGTTTGTCATTACAATTGAGATACCAACCATTATCCCTGAAAACGCAAATAATAAAGTTGGAGTAAACATTGCGCCACCAAAGCGCTGAATTTTTTTCATCATAAGCTTGACTACTCCTTAAATTATTTCTTAACTTTTGTAACCTGTTACATTTTCTATTATAACCAAGCTGCCACTACATACAACCGTTTTCAGCTATTAAGAAAATCCGTCATAACGCAAAAAAAAATTCACATACCCTGTGAATTTTTTCCGCTCAATATTATCGGTGTTCTTTGTTTTGTTTATATATTGCATATTTGATAAATAATAATTCCATCATGACAAAATATAGCATCGTCAGCTTATAACTTGGATGATGCTCGATAAAATTTAAGTCTTTTGATGAAATGTATAATTTTTCATCACTTAAATCAGATAGGATATTGTTTTTAAACTCAGTGAAGGATATAACTTTTGCGCCTTTTAGCTTTAGTGTTTTGGCAACATCGATAATCGCTTCATTATTACCACTTAGCGATATTAATATCACCACATCTTTTTCAGTAATCACATCATACAGTGATTTATCAAATGTAGACCCTTCTACGTTATAGATTAATTCCCCACACGACGCAAACATTCGTTTCATCTGTCTGCCTACAGTACTTTGAATATCACCAGAACCATATACAAAAATACGTTCGCTTTCAAATAATAACTGGCAAACATTTTCATAATTCTTTACTTTTTGTTCTTCGATATATTGAATAATACTGGTACACGCATCTTCATATACCCTCGAATCAAAGGTTGGTTTATTAGCATTATCGATACTCATCAGCACTTTAAATTCACTATACCCACTCAAACCTAATTTCGTAACAAAGCGAGAAATGGTCGTTCGTGAAACATTCGCCAATTTAGCCAACTGGTCAATCGTCATTTGTGGTACTTCAAAACGATTTTCTTTAACTGTGCGCCATATTTCTAAATCTGTTTCATTCAATTTTGAGTACGCATCAAAAACATATTCTTCAATTTTTCCTCTCATCAATAATATCCTCCTTTCAAAATTTTTGTCTTAGTCTTTATTATAAGAAAAAAAGATGTAAACACAATAACGGTTTCATTAAAATTACACTGTTTTACTCGCCTCAATCTACAAATATATCTCCTTACAATTCTTCACTATTAACATAGGTTCCCCAATTATTTCCCAAAAATTCACCCCTTAGGCTTTATTATTTAATCAATCATTGCTAGAATAGTGAAGTAATAAAACTACTCACTCGAAAGGAAGACACACATGTCATTGAAGAGTATACTTGCTCGTTCTGCGGGCAAACTGACACGATGGGGATTAACTACTTTTACCCGCGGAGGCAGTAGCTTACCCGGTAAAGTTGCTACTACTATCGACCCAAATATATTAAGTCATTTAGCAAACGATTATCACGTAATCATCATTACCGGTACGAATGGTAAAACATTGACGACAGCACTTACGGTGCAAGCACTACAGACAACCTTCGACCACATTATCACGAACCCAACGGGTAGTAACATGGCACAAGGGATTGTTAGTACCTTTTTATCCGCTCCTGCATTACCGAAAGGTCACAAGGGAATTGCTGTCTTAGAAGTCGACGAAGGCTCACTCAAACATGTGGTAAAACATTTACAACCTATCGCCTTTGTTCATACCAATGTTTTCCGTGACCAAATGGATCGCTACGGCGAAATTTATTCCATCTATCAATTGATGACTGATGCAGCTAAGCAAGCACCGGAAGCCACCATTATCGCTAATGGCGACTCACCATTGTTTAATTCAATAGAATTACCCAATCCACGTATTTACTTCGGGTTTGACCATGAATCTGACCATGACGTGACACCGCACTATAATACTGACGGACTATTATGTCCGCACTGCCATAAAATTTTACAGTATCACGCACTCACCTATGCCAACCTCGGTAAATATTATTGCCCAAGCTGTGATTTTAAACGCCCTGAGTTAACTGATAAAGTGACTCAATTAGATGAATTAGCCTTGACGCATTCACGATTCGCCATTAATGGTCACCCATTCCGCATTCCAGTTGCTGGTCTTTACAATATTTACAATGCACTTGCAGCATATAGTGTCGCATCTTTTCTCGGTGTTAAACCAGATGACATCGCCCAAGGTTTCGCAAGAGCTGGACGCGTTTTTGGACGCCAAGAAATCTTTGAAATCGACGGTAAAAAAGTATTATTAAATCTAGTAAAAAATCCGGTTGGACTCAATCAAGTACTCGAACTAATTGGTCTGGATAAAAACCCATTTACTTTAGTCAGTATTTTAAATAACCGTTATGCAGACGGAACCGATGTGAGTTGGATTTGGGATGGAAACTACGAACAAATTGTTGATTTTCCAATCGAACAAGTGATTACTTCTGGAATGCGTGCCGACGAGATGACATTGCGCCTCAAAGTAGCCGGTATCAATCCAGCTATCATGGCTCAAGTCGAGTCCCATGACGAAATTATCCAGCGCATTCAGCAAGCTGATACCGAATATGTTCATATCTTAGCAACCTATACGGCTATGTTAGATTTACGTGAGACATTAATCAAACGTGGATATCTAAAAAAATAATCACACTAACTTCACAGTGATTTCAGATGACAAAACCGTCTATCGCATGACTTTTAGCTATTAATAGAAATGAGGTCAATTATGACAAACACACTACGCATTTGCCACTTATATGGCAACTTATTAAACACCTATGGTGATAATGGCAACTTATTAATGCTGCAATATTATGCACGCGAAAAAGGTTACCCTATTGACACGACGATGGTAAGTTTAGGCGATTCATTTAATGCCGATGATTTTGATATTGTCTTTTTCGGTG
The genomic region above belongs to Aerococcaceae bacterium zg-1292 and contains:
- a CDS encoding PTS transporter subunit EIIC produces the protein MMKKIQRFGGAMFTPTLLFAFSGIMVGISIVMTNQHIFGALAAPDTIWSQFWKVISSGAWMVFMQLPLLFALALPIALAKKQQARACLEAIAVYLIFNYFVNSMLTSWGGFFGVDMAAEAGTGSGLTMIASIKTLDTGMIGALLVSGIVVYLHNRFYDKELPDYISIFRGTSFVVALGFFAMLPVAFLTCLIWPSVQHAMTGLQSFFINSGSFGIWVYGFLQKILIPTGLHHFIYSPFTYDNAVVQGGTSVYWATHLQEFATNAKTLKEMYPIGFSLSGLSKVFGSIGIFAAFYNTAKPEKRKKLLGLLIPAALTAILVGVTEPLEFTFLFIAPALFLVHALLDATLQAIAFTLGVVGDFGGGIINWIFLNWLPLGYYHYKTYLTQVVLGIVFAVIYYFVFSYMIKKWNFKTPGREDDDEVKFYSKKEYQDKKASAGATTAEATDGKKKTKTQVQAERYLDLLGGPENIVDVTNCATRLRVTVKDGSLVGKEFEFKEAGAAGLVHNDTAVQVICGLNVPYVRDDFEALL
- a CDS encoding MurR/RpiR family transcriptional regulator; this encodes MRGKIEEYVFDAYSKLNETDLEIWRTVKENRFEVPQMTIDQLAKLANVSRTTISRFVTKLGLSGYSEFKVLMSIDNANKPTFDSRVYEDACTSIIQYIEEQKVKNYENVCQLLFESERIFVYGSGDIQSTVGRQMKRMFASCGELIYNVEGSTFDKSLYDVITEKDVVILISLSGNNEAIIDVAKTLKLKGAKVISFTEFKNNILSDLSDEKLYISSKDLNFIEHHPSYKLTMLYFVMMELLFIKYAIYKQNKEHR
- a CDS encoding Mur ligase family protein produces the protein MSLKSILARSAGKLTRWGLTTFTRGGSSLPGKVATTIDPNILSHLANDYHVIIITGTNGKTLTTALTVQALQTTFDHIITNPTGSNMAQGIVSTFLSAPALPKGHKGIAVLEVDEGSLKHVVKHLQPIAFVHTNVFRDQMDRYGEIYSIYQLMTDAAKQAPEATIIANGDSPLFNSIELPNPRIYFGFDHESDHDVTPHYNTDGLLCPHCHKILQYHALTYANLGKYYCPSCDFKRPELTDKVTQLDELALTHSRFAINGHPFRIPVAGLYNIYNALAAYSVASFLGVKPDDIAQGFARAGRVFGRQEIFEIDGKKVLLNLVKNPVGLNQVLELIGLDKNPFTLVSILNNRYADGTDVSWIWDGNYEQIVDFPIEQVITSGMRADEMTLRLKVAGINPAIMAQVESHDEIIQRIQQADTEYVHILATYTAMLDLRETLIKRGYLKK